In one Agrobacterium tumefaciens genomic region, the following are encoded:
- the ugpE gene encoding sn-glycerol-3-phosphate ABC transporter permease UgpE produces the protein MYKTKPLDHLVLIIGALFLILPVVVAFMTSTHTAAEIHRSGLTLVPGDNFIETYEKVLTQKGGFTGQITGINMVINSLILGIGFAVGKIILSMTAAYAIVYFRFRFATLAFWIIFTTLLLPLEVRIMPSYEVMSKLGLLNSYTGLIVPLLASATGTFYFRQFFKSIPEELLEAARIDGAGPVKFFIDVIIPLSRTMMAAIFIIMFVYGWNQYLWPMLMTTDESFFTLMRGIKSILQVWVGSQIPDYNEAFALAVLAMLPPVLIVVIFQRWFIKGLTESDK, from the coding sequence ATGTACAAGACAAAACCCCTCGATCACCTGGTGCTGATCATCGGCGCGCTGTTCCTGATCTTGCCGGTCGTCGTGGCCTTCATGACCTCCACCCATACAGCGGCGGAAATTCACCGCAGCGGCCTGACGCTGGTTCCCGGTGATAATTTCATCGAGACCTATGAAAAGGTCCTGACGCAGAAGGGTGGCTTCACCGGGCAGATCACCGGCATCAACATGGTGATCAACTCGCTCATCCTCGGCATCGGTTTTGCCGTCGGCAAGATTATCCTGTCGATGACGGCGGCCTATGCGATCGTCTATTTCCGCTTTCGCTTTGCGACGCTTGCCTTCTGGATCATTTTCACCACGCTGCTTCTGCCGCTCGAGGTGCGCATCATGCCGTCCTACGAGGTGATGAGCAAACTCGGGCTCCTGAACTCCTATACCGGGTTGATCGTGCCGCTTCTGGCGTCTGCGACAGGCACCTTTTATTTCCGGCAATTCTTCAAATCCATTCCGGAGGAACTGCTGGAAGCCGCCCGCATCGATGGTGCCGGTCCGGTCAAGTTCTTCATCGATGTCATCATTCCGCTTTCCCGTACCATGATGGCGGCGATCTTCATCATCATGTTCGTTTATGGCTGGAACCAGTATCTCTGGCCCATGCTGATGACGACGGATGAGAGTTTCTTCACCCTGATGCGCGGCATCAAGTCGATCCTGCAGGTCTGGGTCGGTTCGCAAATTCCCGATTATAACGAAGCTTTCGCGCTTGCCGTCCTGGCCATGCTGCCGCCTGTGCTGATCGTCGTGATCTTCCAGCGCTGGTTCATCAAGGGCCTCACCGAGAGCGATAAATAA
- a CDS encoding extracellular solute-binding protein: MLKKISMAAVAVSISATSSMAATNITWWHGMGGRNGEVINEVAQKFNEAQKECALTPVSKGSYEEALASGIAAFRSGEQPNILQVFDAGAATIINAKGAVIPAEDLINKAGYKFDRDAFINGVRYFYAAADGKFVGMPFNSSAPIMYVNDEALKKAGVEAPKTWEDFEKVAPKLKEAGYIPLVQSQLTWQFTENFFSRNNIQFATNNNGYDSVADTKLKVTDPNLVMMFDKLKDWKDKGLFAYYGAGWNDNQKPFEEGKVAFWIGSSGSFGGLQKTATMPFSATFLPYWGSIKGAGTNSFIGGAALFAMSGKSEAENKCVADFFQFLTSPEIQVFYHKATGYVAITKAAYEKAKAEGFYKEKPIAEVGIQQLSLPGGEWSKGYRLGFYPQIRAIMEREYNRIFSGEVTPKDAFDIIEKEGNDLLARFAKTAG; encoded by the coding sequence ATGTTGAAGAAGATTTCCATGGCCGCGGTGGCCGTCAGCATTTCGGCTACATCTTCCATGGCGGCGACCAACATCACCTGGTGGCACGGCATGGGCGGCCGCAACGGCGAAGTCATCAACGAAGTTGCCCAGAAGTTCAACGAAGCCCAGAAGGAATGCGCGCTGACGCCGGTTTCCAAGGGCTCCTACGAAGAAGCGCTGGCAAGCGGCATCGCCGCCTTCCGTTCGGGCGAGCAGCCGAACATTCTCCAGGTTTTCGATGCTGGCGCTGCCACCATCATCAACGCCAAGGGCGCTGTCATTCCTGCGGAAGACCTCATCAACAAGGCCGGTTACAAGTTCGACCGTGACGCCTTCATCAACGGCGTGCGTTATTTCTACGCTGCCGCTGACGGCAAGTTCGTCGGCATGCCGTTCAACTCTTCCGCACCGATCATGTATGTCAACGACGAAGCCCTGAAAAAGGCCGGCGTCGAAGCTCCGAAGACCTGGGAAGACTTTGAAAAGGTCGCTCCGAAGCTGAAGGAAGCTGGCTACATCCCGCTCGTCCAGTCGCAGCTGACCTGGCAGTTCACGGAGAACTTCTTCTCCCGCAACAATATCCAGTTCGCAACCAACAATAACGGTTACGACAGCGTTGCCGACACCAAGCTCAAGGTCACCGACCCGAACCTCGTCATGATGTTCGACAAGCTGAAGGACTGGAAGGACAAGGGCCTGTTCGCTTATTATGGCGCTGGCTGGAACGACAACCAGAAGCCCTTCGAAGAAGGCAAGGTTGCTTTCTGGATCGGTTCTTCGGGTTCGTTCGGCGGCCTGCAGAAGACGGCGACCATGCCGTTCTCGGCAACCTTCCTTCCCTACTGGGGCTCCATCAAGGGTGCCGGCACCAACTCCTTCATCGGCGGTGCAGCCCTCTTTGCAATGTCGGGCAAGTCCGAAGCCGAAAACAAGTGCGTGGCTGACTTCTTCCAGTTCCTGACCTCGCCGGAAATCCAGGTCTTCTACCACAAGGCAACCGGTTACGTCGCCATCACCAAGGCTGCTTACGAAAAGGCCAAGGCTGAAGGTTTCTACAAGGAAAAGCCGATTGCCGAAGTTGGTATCCAGCAGCTGTCGCTGCCGGGCGGCGAATGGTCCAAGGGTTACCGTCTCGGTTTCTACCCGCAGATCCGCGCCATCATGGAACGTGAATACAACCGCATCTTCTCCGGCGAAGTCACGCCGAAGGACGCCTTCGACATCATCGAGAAGGAAGGCAACGACCTTCTGGCCCGTTTCGCCAAGACGGCCGGCTGA
- a CDS encoding sn-glycerol-3-phosphate import ATP-binding protein UgpC codes for MAAIEISQVCKDYHGGVRAVHRVDIDIRDGEFIVLVGPSGCGKSTLLRMVAGLEDISEGTVKIGDRLVNQVDPADRDIAMVFQNYALYPHMSVRQNLEYGLKNRKTPKAEIDARVAEAARMLQLEPYLDRKPRALSGGQRQRVAMGRAIVRKPAAFLFDEPLSNLDAKLRVSMRGEIKRLQKRLGTTSIYVTHDQLEAMTLADRLVVLNGGRIEQIGAPLEVYHTPASTFVASFIGSPAMNLLNGELHGDGLAIGPSLVSLGGFAPTSGPVTVGMRAEDFRLAAEGEQGFVLRVDYIEELGSQRLIHGMIGDQNLTVAFSPEVEVPATLSVAISPDKLHFFSSETGKRISGKAEQAVVQPSELATA; via the coding sequence ATGGCCGCGATAGAAATCAGTCAGGTCTGCAAGGATTATCATGGCGGCGTACGCGCCGTACATCGCGTCGATATCGACATCAGGGACGGTGAGTTCATCGTTCTGGTCGGCCCCTCCGGCTGCGGCAAGTCCACGCTTCTGCGCATGGTGGCCGGCCTTGAGGATATCTCCGAAGGCACGGTCAAGATCGGTGACCGCTTGGTCAACCAGGTCGATCCGGCCGACCGGGATATCGCCATGGTGTTTCAGAACTATGCGCTTTACCCGCATATGTCGGTGCGGCAGAACCTGGAATACGGCTTGAAGAACCGCAAGACGCCGAAGGCGGAGATTGATGCGCGTGTTGCTGAGGCCGCCCGCATGCTGCAGCTCGAACCTTATCTTGACCGCAAGCCGCGTGCTCTTTCCGGCGGTCAGCGGCAGCGAGTCGCCATGGGTCGCGCCATTGTGCGCAAACCGGCGGCCTTCCTGTTCGATGAGCCTTTGTCCAACCTTGACGCCAAGCTGCGTGTTTCGATGCGCGGCGAGATCAAGCGCCTGCAGAAGCGCCTTGGCACAACCTCCATCTATGTCACCCATGACCAGCTGGAAGCCATGACCCTGGCCGATCGTCTGGTGGTGCTGAATGGTGGCCGCATCGAGCAGATCGGCGCGCCGCTCGAGGTTTATCACACCCCGGCTTCCACCTTCGTCGCGAGCTTCATCGGCTCTCCCGCCATGAACCTCCTGAACGGCGAGTTGCACGGGGATGGCCTTGCCATCGGGCCGTCGCTGGTCTCGCTTGGCGGTTTCGCGCCGACCTCCGGTCCGGTCACGGTCGGTATGCGGGCGGAAGATTTCCGTCTGGCGGCGGAAGGCGAGCAGGGTTTCGTGCTGCGCGTCGATTATATCGAGGAGCTCGGCTCCCAGCGTCTCATCCACGGTATGATCGGCGATCAGAACCTCACAGTGGCGTTTTCGCCCGAGGTTGAGGTTCCGGCTACCCTGTCGGTTGCCATATCCCCGGACAAGCTGCACTTCTTCTCCAGCGAAACCGGCAAGCGGATTTCCGGCAAGGCGGAGCAAGCTGTGGTGCAGCCGTCTGAACTGGCAACGGCCTGA
- a CDS encoding sugar ABC transporter permease — MKRVQFSSSFVPYLFLAPQLAVIFIFFYWPSVQAVHSSFYIEDPFGFGASFVGFANYSDAIFNPEYLSIAKFTVIFTVLVTFFSLALGLLLAVKADAVIRGSSTYKTVLISVYAIAPPVAGLIGMMFFDQHIGPFVKMAAMLGWDMKVGLNYFDTAFAMVVVAVWKQIPYNFIFFLSGLQGVSVAVREAAAIDCRSGFRRFWTVIMPLLAPTAFFLLIINITYSLFDTFGVIDVMVKDKAANNPITLVYKVFLDGFRGNDIGGSSAQSVILMLVVFVLTIIQFRFIEKRIHYN; from the coding sequence ATGAAGCGCGTGCAGTTCTCCTCGTCCTTCGTGCCCTATCTGTTTCTGGCGCCGCAACTGGCGGTGATTTTCATCTTCTTTTACTGGCCTTCCGTTCAGGCCGTGCATTCATCGTTCTATATTGAAGACCCCTTCGGCTTCGGCGCCTCTTTTGTCGGGTTCGCCAATTATTCGGACGCGATATTCAATCCGGAATATCTCAGCATCGCCAAGTTCACGGTCATCTTCACCGTGCTGGTGACCTTCTTCTCGCTGGCGCTTGGGCTGCTGCTCGCCGTCAAGGCCGATGCCGTCATTCGCGGCAGTTCGACCTACAAGACGGTGCTTATTTCCGTCTATGCCATTGCGCCGCCGGTCGCGGGCCTCATCGGCATGATGTTCTTCGACCAGCATATCGGGCCTTTCGTCAAGATGGCCGCGATGCTCGGTTGGGACATGAAAGTCGGGCTCAATTATTTCGATACTGCTTTCGCCATGGTGGTCGTCGCTGTCTGGAAGCAGATTCCTTACAATTTCATCTTCTTCCTGTCCGGCTTGCAGGGTGTCTCCGTCGCCGTGCGTGAGGCTGCCGCCATCGACTGCCGCTCGGGTTTTCGCCGGTTCTGGACGGTCATCATGCCGTTGCTGGCACCCACCGCCTTCTTCCTGCTCATCATCAACATCACCTATTCCCTGTTCGATACGTTCGGTGTCATCGACGTGATGGTGAAGGATAAGGCGGCCAACAACCCGATCACCCTGGTCTACAAGGTGTTTCTCGACGGTTTCCGCGGCAATGACATCGGCGGTTCCTCGGCCCAGTCCGTCATTCTGATGCTGGTCGTCTTCGTCCTCACCATCATCCAGTTCCGCTTCATCGAGAAGCGCATCCATTACAATTGA